The Miscanthus floridulus cultivar M001 chromosome 7, ASM1932011v1, whole genome shotgun sequence genome includes a region encoding these proteins:
- the LOC136466535 gene encoding spermine synthase-like isoform X2 — translation MEAGGAGNGSNGAAQTKGSGGDGSAKPLPPCCVKARAAAPESEAKCHATVVSGWFTEPRSHCGKAIKVQYYNNPMWPGEAHSLKVEKILYQGKSPYQEVLVFESSTYGKVLVLDGIVQLTDKDECAYQEMITHVPLCSIPSPKKVLVIGGGDGGVLREISRHNSVESIDICEIDQLVIDICKDFFPHLSVGFEDPRVQLHVGDAVEFLRNAPEGTYDAIIVDSSDPIGPAQELVEKPFFETIARALRPGGVLCNQAESMWLHTHLIQDMLSICRETFKGSVRFAWTSVPTYPSGVIGFLLCAKEGPPVNFLTPINPIEEVEGATKAGREIRFYNSEMHRAAFVLPTFAKRELEAYCVSAETEQAEETIAAAPPKLTVAPKSGILTAS, via the exons ATGGAGGCTGGAGGCGCAGGAAATGGTTCGAATGGGGCGGCGCAGACAAAGGGGAGTGGGGGTGATGGCTCCGCCAAGCCGCTGCCCCCTTGCTGTGTCAAGGCGAGAGCTGCAGCGCCCGAGTCCGAGGCCAAGTGCCATGCCACCGTGGTTTCGGGATGGTTCACCGAGCCACGATCACACTGCG GTAAAGCCATCAAGGTTCAATATTACAATAACCCAATGTGGCCAG GAGAGGCCCATTCCTTGAAAGTGGAGAAGATATTGTACCAGGGGAAATCACCATACCAGGAAGTCCTGGTCTTTGAG TCATCAACGTATGGGAAAGTCCTTGTGCTTGATGGTATTGTTCAATTGACTGATAAGGATGAATGTGCATACCAGGAAATGATTACTCACGTCCCACTTTGTTCAATTCCATCCCCTAAAAAG GTTTTGGTTattggtggtggtgatggaggTGTACTTCGAGAGATTTCCAGACATAATTCAGTGGAGTCTATTGACATATGTGAAATTGATCAGCTGGTTATTGAT ATTTGCAAAGATTTCTTCCCACATTTGTCTGTTGGATTTGAAGATCCTCGTGTTCAACTTCATGTTGGTGACG CTGTGGAGTTCTTGAGAAATGCTCCTGAAGGGACATATGATGCTATCATTGTTGATTCATCAGACCCAATAG GGCCTGCTCAGGAACTTGTTGAGAAGCCTTTTTTTGAGACCATTGCTAGAGCTTTGAGGCCTGGTGGTGTTCTTTGTAACCAAGCTGAGAGTATGTGGTTGCATACACATTTGATTCAGGACATGCTTTCAATTTGCCGTGAGACTTTCAAGGGTTCTGTCCGCTTTGCATGGACTAGTGTCCCAACATACCCAAG TGGGGTGATTGGGTTTCTGCTATGTGCCAAAGAAGGTCCACCGGTGAACTTTCTGACTCCTATAAATCCAATTGAAGAAGTGGAAGGAGCTACTAAAGCAGGAAGGGAGATCAGATTTTATAATTCAGAG ATGCATAGAGCAGCGTTTGTTCTTCCGACCTTTGCGAAGAGAGAGCTAGAAGCATATTGCGTTTCTGCAGAAACA GAGCAGGCAGAGGAAACAATAGCGGCAGCGCCACCAAAGCTAACTGTGGCGCCAAAGAGTGGAATTCTCACCGCATCATAA
- the LOC136466535 gene encoding spermine synthase-like isoform X1: protein MEAGGAGNGSNGAAQTKGSGGDGSAKPLPPCCVKARAAAPESEAKCHATVVSGWFTEPRSHCGKAIKVQYYNNPMWPGEAHSLKVEKILYQGKSPYQEVLVFESSTYGKVLVLDGIVQLTDKDECAYQEMITHVPLCSIPSPKKVLVIGGGDGGVLREISRHNSVESIDICEIDQLVIDICKDFFPHLSVGFEDPRVQLHVGDAVEFLRNAPEGTYDAIIVDSSDPIGPAQELVEKPFFETIARALRPGGVLCNQAESMWLHTHLIQDMLSICRETFKGSVRFAWTSVPTYPSELVAVLVHLAVIGYFGL, encoded by the exons ATGGAGGCTGGAGGCGCAGGAAATGGTTCGAATGGGGCGGCGCAGACAAAGGGGAGTGGGGGTGATGGCTCCGCCAAGCCGCTGCCCCCTTGCTGTGTCAAGGCGAGAGCTGCAGCGCCCGAGTCCGAGGCCAAGTGCCATGCCACCGTGGTTTCGGGATGGTTCACCGAGCCACGATCACACTGCG GTAAAGCCATCAAGGTTCAATATTACAATAACCCAATGTGGCCAG GAGAGGCCCATTCCTTGAAAGTGGAGAAGATATTGTACCAGGGGAAATCACCATACCAGGAAGTCCTGGTCTTTGAG TCATCAACGTATGGGAAAGTCCTTGTGCTTGATGGTATTGTTCAATTGACTGATAAGGATGAATGTGCATACCAGGAAATGATTACTCACGTCCCACTTTGTTCAATTCCATCCCCTAAAAAG GTTTTGGTTattggtggtggtgatggaggTGTACTTCGAGAGATTTCCAGACATAATTCAGTGGAGTCTATTGACATATGTGAAATTGATCAGCTGGTTATTGAT ATTTGCAAAGATTTCTTCCCACATTTGTCTGTTGGATTTGAAGATCCTCGTGTTCAACTTCATGTTGGTGACG CTGTGGAGTTCTTGAGAAATGCTCCTGAAGGGACATATGATGCTATCATTGTTGATTCATCAGACCCAATAG GGCCTGCTCAGGAACTTGTTGAGAAGCCTTTTTTTGAGACCATTGCTAGAGCTTTGAGGCCTGGTGGTGTTCTTTGTAACCAAGCTGAGAGTATGTGGTTGCATACACATTTGATTCAGGACATGCTTTCAATTTGCCGTGAGACTTTCAAGGGTTCTGTCCGCTTTGCATGGACTAGTGTCCCAACATACCCAAG TGAACTGGTGGCAGTGCTGGTTCATTTGGCAGTCATAGGATATTTCGGGCTTTAG